Below is a genomic region from Magnetococcales bacterium.
TGGTGGGCCATCGACAGGCGGTGCAGGAGATTCAGACTCGCATCAAGAATAACAAAAAACGCCTCTCCCTGGTGGAAGAGCAGGTTTCCATCAGCGGCAAATTGCTGGAAAAAGACATCACCAACCGTTACTCCCATCTGGATTTGCTCAAAGAGACCCACCAGATCAAAAGCGCCATCGAAGAGGATGGCATGGCCCAGTTGCGCGCCGAGGCTTCCGCCAAGGAGGCCCAGGCCAATCTGGCGGCGGTGGGGCATGAGTTCGAGGAGGCCGCACGGGAAAAATTGGCGGAAAATCGTCGCCAGATGACGGAACTGACGGTGCGTTTGCAAAAATTCCAGAACAATTTGTCCCGGACCGTGTTGACCGCTCCGGTGGATGGTGTGGTCAAGACCCTTTATCTGGTGACCGAAGGCGGGGTGATTCCCCCTGGTGGCACGGCCATGGATCTGGTGCCTGGTGAGGACCGGTTGGTGGTGGAGGCCAAATTGCCGATTCAGGATATCGGTTATGTGAGCGTGGGACAGCCTGCGTTTGTCACCCTGACCTCCTCGGATGCCTCACGCTTCGGCAAGTTGTCCGGCACCGTGGTGCAGATCAGCCCGGACGCCTTGGCCACCAAGGAGGGCGTTCCTTATTACAAGGTGCGGGTGGAGACCGAGCATGCCTATTTTCAGAAAGGGAAAATGAACTATCGGCTGTTTCCGGGCATGGTGGTGCGCTGCGCCATTCATACCGGTCAGCGGTCGGTGTTGGACTACCTGTTTTATCCCTTCATCAATTTCATGGATGCGGCGTTGACAGAGCGGTGAGTTTCCCGGCCTGATTGCTGGTCTCGGATGGCGGACGACCGATGGCCCGGACGACCGATGGCCCGGCAGGGCGGCGAGTCTTGGTCCGTGATGCGGATTCAAATATCGGTGATGGGCAGGATGGTATCGTGATTCCAGGCCGCGTCGTCCCGATTGGGATAGTCGGTGGTGAAATGCAGACCCCGGCTTTCCTTGCGGTGAATGGCGGAACGGATGATGAGGGAGGCCACCAGGGCGATATTGCGCAGTTCCAGCAGATCCCGGGAGATGCGGCAGTTCCAGTAGTATTCGTTGATCTCTTCTTGCACCATTTCGATGCGGCGTCGGGCGCTGGCCAGACGACGGTTCGAGCGGACAATGCCCACATAGTTGCCCATGAAACGGCGGATTTCGTCCCAGTTGTGGGAGACGAGCACCGCCTCCTGGCAGGGATGACAATCGAAGCTGTCCCACAACGGAATGTCGGGATGGGCGAAACGGGGGTGTTCCCGCATGGTCTGGAGCATGGAGGTA
It encodes:
- a CDS encoding HlyD family type I secretion periplasmic adaptor subunit, translating into MSRSAESTVKADDIDDGVGWTHHLVVLLFIGLVASLMVWGAWGLLDVVSFAQGEVIPSTQIKQVQHLEGGVIRRILVKEGESVRKGQPLVELESVASDADVGELSARLASLEVDNARLQAEIVSANTPNFPADLKKNHPDLVKRAEELFASNRHRREEKLAGLRESLVGHRQAVQEIQTRIKNNKKRLSLVEEQVSISGKLLEKDITNRYSHLDLLKETHQIKSAIEEDGMAQLRAEASAKEAQANLAAVGHEFEEAAREKLAENRRQMTELTVRLQKFQNNLSRTVLTAPVDGVVKTLYLVTEGGVIPPGGTAMDLVPGEDRLVVEAKLPIQDIGYVSVGQPAFVTLTSSDASRFGKLSGTVVQISPDALATKEGVPYYKVRVETEHAYFQKGKMNYRLFPGMVVRCAIHTGQRSVLDYLFYPFINFMDAALTER